CGACTCCCCCGTGGCGGGTCTCCGGCTTTTCTCTCCCGAATCCTGCGCCTTGATCACGGAGATCCTGGCCAAGGTGGAGCGGCCGGATCTGCCCGGCGGCTTCGAACGGGCCATGGGCGTCCCGGCCGTGGCCTGGAAGACCGGCACCTCCTACGGCCACCGCGACGCCTGGGCCTTCGGCTATTCCGCCGAACACGTCATCGGGGTCTGGGTGGGCAACATGGACGCCACCCCGGTCAAGGGCATCTCCGGCGCGGTGCATGCCGGTCCCATCCTCTTTGAGCTGTTTCGGGCCGTGGAGCGCAACGGGTCGCGCCTGCCCGACCCCGGCCCCCTGAATCTGGCCGGGGTGGAGGTCTGCGCCGAGAGCCACGAGTTGCCCGGGCCGTATTGCGACCGCCGAATCACCATCACCACCATCCCCGGGGTCACCCGGCTGGCCCCCTGCACCGTGCACCGGCAGATTCACGTCGATCTGAAGCGGGGCCTGCGGCTGGCCGGGGAATGCCTGGAGCGCCACCCCTCGCGGCCCGAGGTGGTGACCGAATTTCCGGCGGAGTTGTGCGCCTGGTGGCGCTCGGCGGGCATCGCCTTCCCCGTCCCGCCACCGCCGCACCCGGACTGCGCCGAGGTGGCCGGGGGCGAACCGCCGCGTATCGTCTCCCCCAGCCCGGGCGCGCCTTATTCCCTGCGCCAGGATGTCCCCGCCGCCTTCCAGCGGCTGTCGCTTGCGGCCAATGTGGCCGCCCCGGCCTCAAAGGTCTATTGGTACCAGGACGGCCTGTTGGTGGCCCAGGGGACGGCGGCGGAACGGCTGTTCGTGGATCTCACGCCGGGACGGCACCGGCTGGTGGTCATGGACGACCTGGGGCGCATGGACAGCGTGACCTATCATGTGGACGGAAAAATGGAGGGCATCCCATGAGCGTGATGGCGGAACTGTCGATTTTTCCCATGGACAAAGGGGCCTCCGTGAGCCCCTATGTGGCCCGGGCCGTGGACGTGATTCGGGAAAGCGGCCTGCCCTACGTCTTCGGGCCCATGGCCACCAGCATTGAGGGCGAGACCTTCGAGGCGGTCATGGATGTGGTGGGGGCCTGCTACAAGGCCCTTTCGCCCGACTGCGGCCGCATCCATGTGGCCCTGCGCCTGGACTGCCGCAAGGGCCCCATGGGACGGTTGACCGGAAAGATGCAGTCGGTCCTGGCCAAAACAAAGACTGGCGAGCCGTGAGCCGTCTGGCCCAAGCCGTCCTGGCCCTGCTGCTGCTGTCCGCAGTCCCGGCCCACGGCGCGTCGGGAGGCGGGCGTCCGGAGAAATCCCTGGCCGATACGGTGGTGGCCGTGGACGTGGGACACAGCCTCAAGCGTTCCGGGGCCACCAGCGCCCGGGGCGTGCCCGAATACCGATTCAACCTGGAACTGGCCCGGCTGGTGGTGGCCGAGCTGCACGCCGCCGGGCTGGTCCGGGCCTTTCTCATCGACGAGGCCGGGACGGACGTCCCCCCGGCCGGACGCGCCATCCTGGCCAACCGGAAAAAGGCCGATGTCCTGGTGTCCATCCATCACGATTCGGTGCAGCCCCATTACCTGTCGGTGTGGCCCTTCGAGGGCCGCCAAAGAAAGTACTGCGACCGGTTTTCCGGCTACAGCCTCTTTTTTTCGGCTAAAAATCCCGCTTCCGCCGCCAGCATCGGCCTGGGAAAATCCATCGGGGAGAGCCTGCGCAGCGCCGGGTTCACCCCCACCGCCCATCACGCCGAGCCCATCCCCGGCGAGGGCCGGGAACTGATCGACCCCGAACGCGGCCTGTACCGCTACGACGGCCTGGCCGTCCTCTCCCGGGCCACAATGCCCGCCGTGCTGGTGGAGGCCGGGGTCATCGTCAACCGCGACGAGGAAACGGCCCTGGCCGATCCGACCCGGCGCGAGCGCATGGCCCGGGCCGTCGCCCAGGGCGTGGCCAAATATGCAGCCGCCGTCCGGCCTTGACCCCGTCCTTTCTTTTCCGCCATTTTTGTCTGATCATACAAAAACGTATCCACAGCCAATACCCCGTGAAATCATAACACACTGACATTCTGAATATTTTCCATGGCACACCCCTTGCTTAAGAAGTGCATCGCACTGCAAGGAGGTCGCCATGTTCATCGCCATCGTCCTGGCCGTCATCATTCTTGCCGCACTGATCCTGGAATCCCTTCCCGGGGCCTCCCACGCCGTTTTCGACGCCGAACTGGGCCTTGTCCCCTGCCCGACGCATCCCGAGGCCGGTGACCTCCCAGGCGGTCATCTGGACAGCATGTCCTGCCGGGCGCCTGCCCGCCCCCGCTGGTTCTTGCCGTTTCACAGCCGCTGATCGTTTGCCGCCTTGCCTCCACCGTTCCGCCATTCCCCCGCCGTCCGGTTCCTCCAGCCGGACGGCCAGGAGGCGGAAACCCGATTCCAGATCGTTTTGTCTGTGGCCTTGCCGTGCCTGACTGGTTGTGCTGGCGCCAACGGCACGACCGGCGGGACGTCCAGTCACCGAAATGAAAAATCCGGTGACCAGATTGCCCTTCGGCGGGAAAAAAGGTTAAGATATGCTTTTCTAAGCATAACAGAAGTCATACCGGTTTTCACACCATCCTGAAAAAGCATTCCCCTGCGAGAGGTTCAATGGTCTTGTCCGGCCCCACACCGCTTCCGTTTCACCAGTTCCAGGCGGTCACGGCCTGCATCGCACAGGCGAAATCCTCCGGCGTGCGGCGGCCAAAAGCCCGCATCGACAAGCCAATGCCCCACCCCGAGGCCGCCCATGATTGACGCCGCCGCCCTCACCCCCCTGCTCCTGACCCTCAAGGTCGCCCTTTTGGCCACCCTGGCGGCCTTGTGCCTCGGCGTGGGGCTGGCCCAGTTCGTGGGGAAATTCCGCTTCGCCGGACGCGACTGGCTGGACGCCGTGTGCACCCTGCCGCTGGTCCTGCCGCCCACGGTGCTCGGCTATTACCTCATCGTGCTCATCGGACGGCGCGGCATCCTCGGCCAGTGGCTGGAAGAGACCTTCGGCGTCAGCCTCATGTTCACCTGGGAAGGCGCGGTGCTGGCCGCCACGGTGGTGGCCTTTCCCCTGGTTTTCCGTTCGGCCCGCGCAGCCTTAGACGGCGTGGACCCGAACATCGAGAACGCCGCGCGTACGCTCGGGGCCTCGGAATCCCGCATCTTTTTCCAGGTCACCCTGCCCCTCGCCTTCCGGGGCATCCTGTCCGGCGGCATGCTGGCCTTCGCCCGGGCCATGGGCGAGTTCGGGGCCACGCTGATGGTGGCCGGAAACATCCCGGGAAAGACTCAAACCCTGTCCCTGGCCGTCTATACCGCCGTACAGGCCGGAAACGACCGGCTGGCCAATGTCCTGGTGCTCGTCGTCTCAACCGTCTGCGTCGTCATCCTGGTCATCGCCGGAAAACTTCTCAAACCCAACACCTAAAAGGGAGTCCGTCATGAAACGTCTGATCCTGTCCCTGGCCCTGGTTGTGGCCCTGGCCTGCCCCGCTCTGGCCAAAGACCTCACCATATCCGCCGCCGCAAGCCTCACCGACGCCTTCACCGAATGCAAGCCGCTTTTTGAAAAGGCCAACCCCGGCGTGACCCTGACCTTCAATTTCGCCGCCTCCGGCCCGCTGCTCAAGCAGATCGAACAGGGAGCGCCCGTGGACGTCTTCGCCTCCGCCGACCAGAAAACCATGGACGACGCGGCCGGAAAGAACCTCATCGACGCCGCCAGCCGTAAAAACTTCGCCCAAAACGCCCTGGTTCTGGCCATCCCGGCCGGAACCTCCACCGTGAAAAACCTGGCCTCGCTCTCTGACGCCAAGGTCACCAAAATCGGCGTGGGCAACCCCGAAACCGTGCCCGTGGGCCGCTATACCAAGGGCGCCCTGGAAAAGCTCGGCGTCTGGAACACCCTGTCCCCCAAATGCATCCTGGCCGAATCCGTGCGTCAGGTTCTGGATTACCTCTCGCGCGGCGAGGTGGATGCCGGATTCGTCTACGCCACCGACGCCAAACAGGGCGGCGATAAGGTCAAGGTCGTTGAGGAAATCCCCCTGGAAAAACCCGTCAGCTACCCCATGGCCGTCCTCGCCGCCTCCAAAAACAAGCCCGAGGCCGCCAAGTTTATCGCCTTCGTCACTTCGCCCGAAGGCGCGGCCGTGCTGGCCAAATACGGCTTCAAAAAGCCGTAGGGAAGAGCCGGGAGAGGGCGCTGCCCTCTCCCGGACCCTCTCCCGCCAGGGGGATCATCCCCCTGGACCCCGGACTCCGGTCCCGGGTCTGGCCCGGATGGCTTCGCCCTCCGAACCGGACCCGGAACCGGGAGACCAGTGTCCCATCGGGACCAACTCCCTAGCCGGGAGGCGGCCGGCGAGAACCGTTCCCGCCCGACGCCCGCTCTCCTGGCCGCCCGGCGCTCCGCGCCGGACGGCCAGGAGACGGGGGGTCCGGGGGGAATGATTCCCCCCGGGCGGGGTCTGGGGCGGCAGCCCCAGGCATCCCAGCCCCGGGGGGGGGCTGGGGCGGCAGCCCCAGCGCCACCACCATGGAGGCCATATGCGCATCAGTATCGAGATTGAGAAAAAGTTGAACGGCTCACGGCGTTCGTTTTCGTTATCGGCGCGGTTCGCCACCAACGAGCGCCGCGTGGTGCTTTTCGGGCCGTCGGGATCGGGCAAATCGTTGACGCTTCGGGCCGTGGCCGGGCTTTTACGGCCGGACGCCGGGATGATCCGCATTGACGACCGGGTGCTGTTCGATTCCAGGGCCGGGATAGACGTGCCGGTGCGGCTGCGCCGGGTGGGGTTCGTGTTCCAGGACTATGCGCTTTTTCCGCATCTGACGGTACGCCAGAACGCGGCGTTCGGGGTCAGGGGATTGTTCGGAGGCATGGCCAGGGAGATGCGGCAACGGGTGGACGAGGTGCTGGAGCTTTTCGGCCTGTCCAGGCTGGCCGACAGCCTGCCCCGGGAATTGTCCGGCGGGCAGCGGCAGCGCGTGGCGTTAAGCCGGGCCGTGGTCCCGAGGCCGGGGGTGCTGCTTTTGGACGAACCGTTTTCGGCGCTGGATCTGCCGCTTCGGTCGCGGCTGCGGGAGGAGGTCAAGGATCTGTTGGAGCGGCTGGGGATACCGCTTATCCTGGTGACCCACGACCCCGAGGAGGCGGTGCGCTTCGCCAAGGTGGCCGTACCGTACCGGAAAGGCACGACCGGGGAGATCATCGATTTCAGCGACGCCACGGCCGGGGTTCCGGAACCGCCCGCCCATGATCCCTGCCCCGGTTTTCACGGCGCCGCAGACCGTCTGGTCAGGTGTACCTACGATACGTCCGAGGCGTAGAGAACGCTTTTCTGCGATTGCCCCGCCGCGCAGCCTGAGATAGGCAGGGCCATGATTTCCGTGCTCATGCCCGTGCGCAATGCCGCCGCCACGCTCCCCGCCGCCCTGCACAGCCTTTTTTGCCAGACGCATCCCGATTTCGAGATCGTGCTCCTTGATGACGGGTCCGACGACGGCGGCGCGACCCGGGGCGTAATCGCGGCGGCGGCCGGGTGCGACAGCCGGGTGCGGCCCTTTTTTCTACCGCACCGGGGCATCGCGGCCACCCTAGCCCACGGGCTTGGCCTGTGCCGGGGGCCATACGTCGCGCGCCATGACGCCGACGACACCTGCCGCGCCGACCGTCTGGAGAAGCAGGCGGCCTATCTGGAAAACCATCCGGACATCGGCCTGGTCAGTTGCCTGGCCGCCTTCGGCGGCGATCCGGAGCGGGCGGCGGGCTACAAAAACCACCTGGACTGGGCCAACAGCCTGACCACCCCCGAGGCCATCGCCCTGGAACGCTTCCGGGAATCCCCCCTGCCCCATCCCACGGTCATGTTCCGGGCCGGACTGGTCCGGGAACACGGCGGCTATGCCGACGGCCCCTTTCCCGAGGACTACGAACTGTGGCTGCGCTGGATGGAGGCCGGGGTGCGCATGGCCAAGGTTCCGGAACCTCTCGTGACCTGGAACGATCCGCCGGACAGGCTGTCGCGCACGGACCCCCGCTACGACCCGGCCCGGTTCCACGCCGTCAAGGCCGGATACCTGGCCCGCCATCTGGAGCGGACCAATCCCTTCCATCCGGTGATCGAGGTGCTCGGGGCCGGGCGCGTCACCCGCCGGCGGGCGGAGAGGCTGTGCGACCACGGCGTGGTCATCGGCGGATGGTGGGACATCGACCCGCGCAAGGTGGGGAAGGTGGTGGGAGGACGGCCCGTGCGGCATCGCGACGAACTGCCGCCCGCCGGATCACGGTTTCTGGTGTCGTATGTGGCCAGCCGGGGCGCGGCGCAGGAGATTGCGGCCTTCGTGGCGGCCCGGGGGTATGTGCCTGGACGGGACTACCTCCCGGCGGCGTAGGACGCCCGGGACGTCAGGACAAGACCCCGTGTCTGCCCAGATGCCGGGCGTAGAGGCACACGACGGCGAAAAGGGCCACGCCCCCGGCCTGATACAGGAGCCCCGAGGGGTCGATGACCCGGGTGGGGTCGTTTTTGAGATAAAACGCCGCCGATGAGAAGACATTGACGCCAAGGGCCAGAAAAAGCGTGGGCACGGCGGCCTTTTTGAGGCG
Above is a genomic segment from Desulfolutivibrio sulfodismutans DSM 3696 containing:
- a CDS encoding MTH1187 family thiamine-binding protein, with the translated sequence MSVMAELSIFPMDKGASVSPYVARAVDVIRESGLPYVFGPMATSIEGETFEAVMDVVGACYKALSPDCGRIHVALRLDCRKGPMGRLTGKMQSVLAKTKTGEP
- a CDS encoding N-acetylmuramoyl-L-alanine amidase family protein; the encoded protein is MSRLAQAVLALLLLSAVPAHGASGGGRPEKSLADTVVAVDVGHSLKRSGATSARGVPEYRFNLELARLVVAELHAAGLVRAFLIDEAGTDVPPAGRAILANRKKADVLVSIHHDSVQPHYLSVWPFEGRQRKYCDRFSGYSLFFSAKNPASAASIGLGKSIGESLRSAGFTPTAHHAEPIPGEGRELIDPERGLYRYDGLAVLSRATMPAVLVEAGVIVNRDEETALADPTRRERMARAVAQGVAKYAAAVRP
- the modB gene encoding molybdate ABC transporter permease subunit, whose protein sequence is MIDAAALTPLLLTLKVALLATLAALCLGVGLAQFVGKFRFAGRDWLDAVCTLPLVLPPTVLGYYLIVLIGRRGILGQWLEETFGVSLMFTWEGAVLAATVVAFPLVFRSARAALDGVDPNIENAARTLGASESRIFFQVTLPLAFRGILSGGMLAFARAMGEFGATLMVAGNIPGKTQTLSLAVYTAVQAGNDRLANVLVLVVSTVCVVILVIAGKLLKPNT
- the modA gene encoding molybdate ABC transporter substrate-binding protein, which produces MKRLILSLALVVALACPALAKDLTISAAASLTDAFTECKPLFEKANPGVTLTFNFAASGPLLKQIEQGAPVDVFASADQKTMDDAAGKNLIDAASRKNFAQNALVLAIPAGTSTVKNLASLSDAKVTKIGVGNPETVPVGRYTKGALEKLGVWNTLSPKCILAESVRQVLDYLSRGEVDAGFVYATDAKQGGDKVKVVEEIPLEKPVSYPMAVLAASKNKPEAAKFIAFVTSPEGAAVLAKYGFKKP
- a CDS encoding ATP-binding cassette domain-containing protein, producing the protein MRISIEIEKKLNGSRRSFSLSARFATNERRVVLFGPSGSGKSLTLRAVAGLLRPDAGMIRIDDRVLFDSRAGIDVPVRLRRVGFVFQDYALFPHLTVRQNAAFGVRGLFGGMAREMRQRVDEVLELFGLSRLADSLPRELSGGQRQRVALSRAVVPRPGVLLLDEPFSALDLPLRSRLREEVKDLLERLGIPLILVTHDPEEAVRFAKVAVPYRKGTTGEIIDFSDATAGVPEPPAHDPCPGFHGAADRLVRCTYDTSEA
- a CDS encoding glycosyltransferase, which translates into the protein MISVLMPVRNAAATLPAALHSLFCQTHPDFEIVLLDDGSDDGGATRGVIAAAAGCDSRVRPFFLPHRGIAATLAHGLGLCRGPYVARHDADDTCRADRLEKQAAYLENHPDIGLVSCLAAFGGDPERAAGYKNHLDWANSLTTPEAIALERFRESPLPHPTVMFRAGLVREHGGYADGPFPEDYELWLRWMEAGVRMAKVPEPLVTWNDPPDRLSRTDPRYDPARFHAVKAGYLARHLERTNPFHPVIEVLGAGRVTRRRAERLCDHGVVIGGWWDIDPRKVGKVVGGRPVRHRDELPPAGSRFLVSYVASRGAAQEIAAFVAARGYVPGRDYLPAA